A stretch of the Carassius carassius chromosome 6, fCarCar2.1, whole genome shotgun sequence genome encodes the following:
- the LOC132142880 gene encoding adhesion G protein-coupled receptor E5-like isoform X2 encodes MELKWALLLGLFLPSCSGCHTGYTSYEQKCVDEDECAVFPVVCGDHAQCVNTEGSYYCRCHEGFEMSLTGPCKDMDECKDAPDVCGTDGSCYNHQGGYSCKCDQGYSNYGHNQSKCIEMTCNQFGPLSVDHRPKKLKQLMSLLKKSCESLNDPHGEHLTGEELLQNVFSSSDELLSEGTIADGETLNQFLDAVENSMRLIGPQLKEPVTRMETHNTFAEVAVMRGQTPPSGRVTLSTDSALFNTSWETVVGESYPGFAFAALVSYKDLNSSSDLLHKMKREKPDDEETRISYQLNSKVVTAVVSNAETKQLSEPVTLVFTHEEERAESGGVAYFCVYWDYAEGVWSGRGCERAWSNSTHTACSCSHLSSFAVLMALYPLQDSFELVMITRVGLVLSLVCLFLCILTFKFCRSIQGTRTSIHLHLSISLFIADFVFLCGISSTHNQVACGIVAGLLHFFFLSAFCWMLLEGVQIYRMVVMVFHTTLKHLYMYLVGYGAPLVIVIISAITFPAGYGTKRHCWLSLDRYFILSFFAPVCIIVILNGFVFIITIWKLAKNFSSLNPDLSSLKQIRSFTVAAVAQLCILGGTWIFGFFLFQEKGTEVMLYLFIILNSLQGALIFIMHCLLSKPVRTEYYNLFGRMRPHKKKAKYRTSPSQTSSSQKPLRSDGSTAETHI; translated from the exons ATGGAGCTGAAATGGGCTCTTCTCTTGG GTCTCTTTCTCCCGTCATGCAGTGGATGTCACACTGGATATACATCTTATGAACAAAAATGTGTTG ATGAGGATGAGTGTGCTGTCTTCCCGGTCGTGTGTGGAGATCACGCTCAGTGTGTGAATACAGAGGGAAGTTACTACTGCAGATGTCATGAAGGATTCGAAATGAGCTTAACAGGACCGTGTAAAG acatgGATGAGTGTAAAGATGCTCCAGATGTTTGTGGCACAGACGGCAGCTGCTACAATCATCAGGGCGGATACAGCTGCAAATGTGACCAGGGTTACAGTAATTATGGCCACAACCAGTCAAAATGTATCG AAATGACCTGCAATCAGTTTGGACCCTTGTCTGTAGACCACAGGCCCAAGAAG TTGAAGCAGTTGATGTCACTGCTGAAGAAGAGCTGTGAATCTCTGAATGATCCACATGGAGAACATTTGACTGGAGAGGAGCTACTGCAG AATGTGTTCAGTTCCTCTGATGAGCTGCTGTCTGAAGGAACCATCGCTGACGGTGAGACACTGAATCAGTTTCTGGATGCGGTGGAGAACAGCATGCGTCTGATCGGACCTCAGCTGAAAGAGCCAGTGACCAGGATGGAGACACACAACACCT TTGCTGAGGTTGCAGTCATGCGGGGTCAGACTCCGCCCAGTGGGCGTGTCACTCTGAGCACAGACTCCGCCCTCTTCAACACCAGCTGGGAAACAGTTGTAGGGGAATCATATCCAG GTTTTGCGTTTGCGGCTCTGGTCAGTTATAAAGATCTGAACTCATCCAGTGATCTGCTCCACAAGATGAAAAGAGAGAAACCAGATGATGAAGAGACACGCATCAGTTATCAACTCAACTCTAAAGTGGTGACAGCCGTCGTCAGTAATGCAGAAACCAAGCAGCTGTCAGAGCCGGTGACGCTCGTCTTTACACACGAGGAG GAGAGGGCGGAGTCTGGGGGCGTGGCTTACTTCTGTGTGTACTGGGATTATGCTGAGGGGGTGTGGTCTGGGCGGGGCTGTGAGAGGGCGTGGTCTAACAGCACTCATACAGCCTGCTCCTGCTCTCATCTCAGTAGTTTCGCTGTGCTCATGGCTCTCTATCCTCTCCAG GATTCGTTTGAGTTGGTGATGATCACTCGTGTGGGTTTAGTTCTGTCTCTggtctgtttgtttctctgtatcCTGACGTTCAAGTTCTGCCGCTCCATCCAAGGAACCCGAACCAGCATTCATCTCCATCTGAGCATCTCTCTCTTCATCGCAGACTTCGTCTTCCTCTGTGGGATCTCCAGCACTCACAATCAG GTAGCGTGTGGGATTGTGGCCGGTCTGCTTCATTTCTTCTTCTTGTCTGCGTTCTGCTGGATGCTGCTGGAGGGGGTTCAGATCTACCGGATGGTTGTGATGGTGTTTCACACCACATTAAAACACCTCTACATGTATCTGGTGGGATACGGAGCCCCTCTCGTCATCGTGATCATCTCTGCCATCACCTTCCCAGCGGGATACGGCACCAAACGACA CTGCTGGCTCTCTCTCGATCGTTATTTTATCTTGAGCTTCTTCGCGCCCGTCTGCATCATCGTGATCCTCAATGGTTTTGTCTTCATCATCACCATCTGGAAACTGGCCAAAAACTTCTCCAGCCTCAATCCAGACCTCTCCAGTCTCAAGCAGATCAG GAGCTTTACGGTGGCCGCTGTGGCTCAGTTGTGTATTCTTGGAGGAACGTGGATCTTCGGTTTCTTCCTCTTCCAGGAGAAAGGGACTGAAGTCATGTTGTACCTCTTCATCATCCTCAACAGCCTCCAGGGGGCGCTGATCTTCATCATGCACTGCCTGCTGTCCAAACCG
- the LOC132142880 gene encoding adhesion G protein-coupled receptor E5-like isoform X3, translated as MELKWALLLGLFLPSCSGCHTGYTSYEQKCVDEDECAVFPVVCGDHAQCVNTEGSYYCRCHEGFEMSLTGPCKDMDECKDAPDVCGTDGSCYNHQGGYSCKCDQGYSNYGHNQSKCIEMTCNQFGPLSVDHRPKKLKQLMSLLKKSCESLNDPHGEHLTGEELLQNVFSSSDELLSEGTIADGETLNQFLDAVENSMRLIGPQLKEPVTRMETHNTFAEVAVMRGQTPPSGRVTLSTDSALFNTSWETVVGESYPGFAFAALVSYKDLNSSSDLLHKMKREKPDDEETRISYQLNSKVVTAVVSNAETKQLSEPVTLVFTHEEERAESGGVAYFCVYWDYAEGVWSGRGCERAWSNSTHTACSCSHLSSFAVLMALYPLQDSFELVMITRVGLVLSLVCLFLCILTFKFCRSIQGTRTSIHLHLSISLFIADFVFLCGISSTHNQVACGIVAGLLHFFFLSAFCWMLLEGVQIYRMVVMVFHTTLKHLYMYLVGYGAPLVIVIISAITFPAGYGTKRHCWLSLDRYFILSFFAPVCIIVILNGFVFIITIWKLAKNFSSLNPDLSSLKQIRSFTVAAVAQLCILGGTWIFGFFLFQEKGTEVMLYLFIILNSLQGALIFIMHCLLSKPVRTEYYNLFVQMCPQKKKDEYSTISSQKPPRSDGSTAETHI; from the exons ATGGAGCTGAAATGGGCTCTTCTCTTGG GTCTCTTTCTCCCGTCATGCAGTGGATGTCACACTGGATATACATCTTATGAACAAAAATGTGTTG ATGAGGATGAGTGTGCTGTCTTCCCGGTCGTGTGTGGAGATCACGCTCAGTGTGTGAATACAGAGGGAAGTTACTACTGCAGATGTCATGAAGGATTCGAAATGAGCTTAACAGGACCGTGTAAAG acatgGATGAGTGTAAAGATGCTCCAGATGTTTGTGGCACAGACGGCAGCTGCTACAATCATCAGGGCGGATACAGCTGCAAATGTGACCAGGGTTACAGTAATTATGGCCACAACCAGTCAAAATGTATCG AAATGACCTGCAATCAGTTTGGACCCTTGTCTGTAGACCACAGGCCCAAGAAG TTGAAGCAGTTGATGTCACTGCTGAAGAAGAGCTGTGAATCTCTGAATGATCCACATGGAGAACATTTGACTGGAGAGGAGCTACTGCAG AATGTGTTCAGTTCCTCTGATGAGCTGCTGTCTGAAGGAACCATCGCTGACGGTGAGACACTGAATCAGTTTCTGGATGCGGTGGAGAACAGCATGCGTCTGATCGGACCTCAGCTGAAAGAGCCAGTGACCAGGATGGAGACACACAACACCT TTGCTGAGGTTGCAGTCATGCGGGGTCAGACTCCGCCCAGTGGGCGTGTCACTCTGAGCACAGACTCCGCCCTCTTCAACACCAGCTGGGAAACAGTTGTAGGGGAATCATATCCAG GTTTTGCGTTTGCGGCTCTGGTCAGTTATAAAGATCTGAACTCATCCAGTGATCTGCTCCACAAGATGAAAAGAGAGAAACCAGATGATGAAGAGACACGCATCAGTTATCAACTCAACTCTAAAGTGGTGACAGCCGTCGTCAGTAATGCAGAAACCAAGCAGCTGTCAGAGCCGGTGACGCTCGTCTTTACACACGAGGAG GAGAGGGCGGAGTCTGGGGGCGTGGCTTACTTCTGTGTGTACTGGGATTATGCTGAGGGGGTGTGGTCTGGGCGGGGCTGTGAGAGGGCGTGGTCTAACAGCACTCATACAGCCTGCTCCTGCTCTCATCTCAGTAGTTTCGCTGTGCTCATGGCTCTCTATCCTCTCCAG GATTCGTTTGAGTTGGTGATGATCACTCGTGTGGGTTTAGTTCTGTCTCTggtctgtttgtttctctgtatcCTGACGTTCAAGTTCTGCCGCTCCATCCAAGGAACCCGAACCAGCATTCATCTCCATCTGAGCATCTCTCTCTTCATCGCAGACTTCGTCTTCCTCTGTGGGATCTCCAGCACTCACAATCAG GTAGCGTGTGGGATTGTGGCCGGTCTGCTTCATTTCTTCTTCTTGTCTGCGTTCTGCTGGATGCTGCTGGAGGGGGTTCAGATCTACCGGATGGTTGTGATGGTGTTTCACACCACATTAAAACACCTCTACATGTATCTGGTGGGATACGGAGCCCCTCTCGTCATCGTGATCATCTCTGCCATCACCTTCCCAGCGGGATACGGCACCAAACGACA CTGCTGGCTCTCTCTCGATCGTTATTTTATCTTGAGCTTCTTCGCGCCCGTCTGCATCATCGTGATCCTCAATGGTTTTGTCTTCATCATCACCATCTGGAAACTGGCCAAAAACTTCTCCAGCCTCAATCCAGACCTCTCCAGTCTCAAGCAGATCAG GAGCTTTACGGTGGCCGCTGTGGCTCAGTTGTGTATTCTTGGAGGAACGTGGATCTTCGGTTTCTTCCTCTTCCAGGAGAAAGGGACTGAAGTCATGTTGTACCTCTTCATCATCCTCAACAGCCTCCAGGGGGCGCTGATCTTCATCATGCACTGCCTGCTGTCCAAACCG GTCAGGACTGAGTATTACAATCTGTTTGTCCAAATGtgtccacagaagaagaaagacgaaTACAGTACCATCAGCAGTCAg AAACCTCCACGGAGCGACGGAAGCACAGCAGAGACACACATATAA